TGGGTTGGGAGGGGGACCATCAGTAAAGCTAGTATTTTCTTTCCACACTCCCATACATTGCTTTTCCAATGTAACAGTTTCTGCATTGTATTTTGCTATCATCTTTGTGACTGAGAAAGTGGGAAGAAGTTGTTGATGGCGTCAATAGACCTAGTGTTTTCTTTCCATGCTCTCATGCATTGCCGTTCCATTCTAACAATGTTTGCATTGCATTTTGCTATCATCTTTGTGAAGGCAAAAGTGGGAAGAGGTTGTTGATGCCAAATACCTATTTTCATATACTTTTGAGAGAAGTTATTTAATGGGCAAATTGCTCACCAATGCTTACATCTTAAAGTAACTAGTAAAACTTATGGTTGGAAACTATCATATTGTACTACGGTTTGGCACAGAAGAATTTGAAGTGTTGGATTCTCTCAGAGACTCAGCAGGCATGCAATCAAAATATGCTAGTTTTTTCCTTTCTGGTTTTCTCCACAACACCAATAGAAGACAATGTTAAAGCAAGCTCTGAACATAAAGAGAATGGTAGCTGCCGAAACCTACATAGCTTTaggggataattacatttacactctTTGATATATGtcttatttacacaaatcatccctatcttttagataattacacatatactCATCGAAATATCATTATCACTTACACAAATCACCCcttacttttttgaaaaattacacataaccCCCCCTAAAAATGTTAGtgtcattacacaaactattcctatttttttgcTGTTAGGggtaatttctataattatgcaaaaaatagaaattgtatgtataaataaaccatAGATCGTGAGTGTAAATGTAAAATCCCTAGCTTTAAAGAACAGCCGCATGGAACATCCTTCACTCGCTCTTACTTCTTTTATTAATCAACAGATATCATTTGGCTAGGTCTTTCTTAAGGAAGGCACAATAGCAAGACAAGATGTTTTTCCTCGTTCAAACAAGCATGTTTTCCTAAAAACCAAGAAGGGTATTCAACCATGGATAGACCCCAAGTTGGAAAAGGTGTTTTCTCCAAACTCAGGTTACGCGGAACTGTATTCTGAACTAGATGATACCAACCTGTTCTTCATTCCTTTTGAAATGCACATACTAGGTACTTCAAAGTCAACAGGTATAAGCTTCCAGTGGCCTCTCTGGGCAAACCTGTAAGAAATACAGGTCCACTAGCATATccaaaggggaaaaaaaaaagaagaaaagaaaagaaaaggtactCCATTTTGGCTAGATCCATCCCTATTTTTCCAAATCATTAATCCTATCATTCTTTCTAAGTGCAATAGCATCACAATTTCTGGATGATCCAAAAGGAAACGGCTCCAGTAGAAGGATAGAAATCATGCTCGTGCACACTACCTTAACTAGGTCCCCTCTTCACCACCGACTAAACTCAGGAGTCGAGCACAAGAGCCCTTTTTGGATCTTGATCAGAAAGTGATGATGAAATAAGGCTACTCCTTGTTGTTATCAAATTAGCTGTCTTCCTTCAACTTCTTTTATAGCTAGGAACATAGACTTTCATTTGAAGGAAACATGCAAATTGCTCCATGTAGCAATTCCATCCCAGAAATTTGACACGAAGAGCAAGGAATCCATGTGTAGTGTGATTTTAAGGCGTCACTAGACTATACTAGAAGAAGAATAATATATTCCATTCtttaatataatagaaaattatatacaacTATTAGCACTGACATTCCTGTTGccttaaattatagaaattcagACACTAGCATTGTGTGAAAACATATAccaattcattatttaaacACGACTAAATCTTAAATGTTCACAAATTAAACTATgatcaagaaagaaagaaagaaggaaaatcaAAAAgcatttcaaaattagaaacagCTAGAACAACTTAGAGTAAACCAGTAAAATCCATCAATATCAGTTGTTCGTGTTTAAACAGAAACCTGCATCTATTACAATGTCTTGGaatcaaaatcaacaaaagtaACTCAAGGACATGACAACCCAGCACTGCACTTGTTCAAGTTGGAATTATCTCCGCTAACTGGTTGAAAGTATCACATAAAACTTCACTTATTTTTCACTATTCAGAGCTCGAAAGAGCAaatgagaaaagagaagacaCGTCCATGCAGCAATCATCAACAAGGCAGCATCTTAGGGCTCTCCACCAAGCTCAACTCGTAAGTTGTCATAAGGATAGACCTTGGGTGTCTGgcaagaaacaaaaggaaatAACATGAGGCAGTTTCTTTATGatgcaagtaaaaataacCCAAAACAAAGCAACTCCTTCAGAGAGAAGATAACACAAATATGAGTTAACCGAGGCATTGATAGACGTGTGCAAGGAAGTTTGAGAAACCTCCATATTTGTTAGCAAACCTGAGAGTGAgataaaagatttgtttgaagCATAGTTTAACAGCTCAAAATTTGCTGCAGAAACCGTCAATCACATTTCATATTTTGCTCCTCCAaaatgaaaaccaaaaaacTCTAGAGGTGAAAAAATTAACTCCATTTTAGAGACAGCAAATTAGTTGGTTGGCGCGCTCAATGAATGCAAAACAACAAtatcaacaatcaattttgagatgtGGTCAGTAAGAACATAGAATAcatttcaacaaaaagaaagtatAGATGCAAGCCACCAGCAAAAGcagcaaatttaaaattgttggAACACAAGCTATAGCACAATCATCTGAAACGTGGATCTAAATAGAAATGCAttaaagcaagaaagaaaaacagcattttattagcaaataaataaaaaggtgAGTTGGGATTGCACCAGTTAATATGAGCACAATACAAGcaaaaatttcattctttctaTTATCAGCCTAAGTTAGAGGATTTTAAAAACATCCAAGTTAGCAGTGAGATAAGCTTAAAATTGCTGACTATCCCCtctaaaaagaaattgtgACTATCCATCCAGGATCCAAAAGCTATTGTCCTTGATAGGACCAATTTTTTAGCCCTTTTACCTTCAACTTTTTCTCATCAACTAAGAACATGTATATGATGCCAAGAAAATTAATGTGATAAAGCAATTATGCATGAATTAAAGCCCCATTTACTTTGCGTGATGGGTTTAAAGTGGTATagattaataaatgataaaattcagGATAATAGtgataagattttaaaatattgtgtttACTTTATTAGATGAAATATTGTGATAATTTCATTACTTATTTACTAACAAATCATTCATTTgggataaaattacaaaataccaGAATATCCACGCAATAAGACaaaatagttattataaagaattcaaCAAACTTTATGTTTGTTTAGCAGCAATTTTCTTGTgctttgtattaatttttaaaaacgtaacaacaaacagaaaacaaaagaaaaagaaaagaagactTCTTCATCTTACCAAAACAGCATCTGCGTTGCTGCTACCCCTTCCCAAAGCTGCCCCGTCCAACCCCCCTCCACACGCGAGGCGCCCAACGCCGCCCTGTCAACCCCCCTCCCCGCCCCCAACACCTCCCCCTTCCCACTAGTCCCCCTTGCCCAATACTGCCCCTGCAGCCCCCTCCCCGCCCCCAGCACTGCCACCCCTCCTCACCCCCAACACTACCGTCCCTCAGCCCCCCTGGACCTCTCCCACCATCTTTATTCACCAAATATTAGAAAACGATCAACAagcaagaaaaattacattaaaatggATCTCGAAATTGAGATTAAAATCTCCTCTTTATTTCAATAGACAAGCATCTACCAACTGCATAGCCTCCACAGCCATTGTTTTAGCTTCTTAAAATATGGGAGtctttgagaaatttgtttaatttctcTCATACCATCAAATAAAGGGACCCGGTTCTTCGTAATTTTGGGCATAAGTAGGGATAAACACATAAAATGGCAGGAAATAAATAAGGGCAATATGAGCTGGTGGAAGTTAATCAGATTTTCACTTAATGGCCCATATTACAATACCACCTCCATAGCTGGACTATAATATGGGGCTTATCACAAACAATAACAGGCTAAGAGCAATAATACCAGgcccaaaaaataaagaaagaaaatgtccTACTACTAAGGATTAGCCCAGATTTCCTTAACAATACCAGAGTAAATTCAAACATCATACACTGAATGTAGCACACTGCTTACAGGAGAAATTTGGCAAAATGTAGAAACAAGATGAACAGAGGAGAGTGCATAAACCAGAAAGGTAAGGTGGGTGAAACTACAAGTATCATTGGCTTAAGGAGGACGATTAGACAGAAATTGGACTGCTTAAACCAAAAGCAAAAAGTAGAGTGCTATTACAGTGACCGGTTAGAGGCTAAAAGTAAATAACTAAGCTGAGAAGGAATTAAGATTTGAAAATTGGCTATTCCAAgttacttttgaaatttcaatattcAGCACGAAGCCATAACCTACACGAATTACACATGAGTGATCTTGTTTGGAAGGATCAAGAAGAACAACTATGACAAATATCCAATAGGGGAAAACGGGTTGGGAGGGGGACCATCAGTAAAGCTAGTATTTTCTTTCCACACCACTACCCATTGCTTTTCCATCATAACAGTTTCTGCATTGTATTTTCGTCATTCAAACAAGCATGTTTTGCTAAAATCCAAGAATGGTATTCAACCATGGATAGACAACTTAGAAAAGGTGTTTTCTTCAAAACTCAGGGTACGGGGAACCCTATTCTGAACTAGATAACATCAACTTGTCCTTCATTGCTTTTGAGATGCATATACCAGTTACTTCAAAGTCAACAGGTATAAGCTTCCAGTGGCCTCTCTAGGCAAACTTGTAAGAAATACAGGTCCACTGGAATATCCAGAAAAAACAAGGACACCATTTTGGCTAGATCAATCCctctttttcaaatcattaaTCCGACCATTCTTTCTCAATGCAATAGCATCACAATTCTATCATTCTTGGTTCTGGATGATTCAGACGAAACGACTCCAGTAGAAGGACAGAAATCATGTCCGTTCACTGTACCTTAACTAGGTCCCCTCTTGTCCAAAAACTAAATTCAGGAGTCTAGCTCTAGCACAAGAGCCCTTTTTGGATCTTGATCAGAAAGTGATGATGAAATATGGCTACTCCTTGTAGTCATCAAATCATATTGGAATTAGATAATGTTTCCGAGTTAGCTATCTTCCTTCAACTTCTTTCTTAGCTAGGAACATAgacttttcatttcatttagtAGGCCCAACCACGAATACTAAGATAGCAAAGACAACAAAGGTAATCCTAGCCCTTACcagaaaatttgaaggaaacaTGCAAATTGCTCTAGGTAGCAATTCCCTCCCAGATATTTGACATGAAGAGCAAGGAATCCATGTGTAGTATGACTTTAAGGTGTCACTAGACTATATATTAGACGAAAAGATCACATTCCATTCTTTAATATAATAGAAACTTATATACAGCTATTAGCACTGACATTCCCGTTGccttaaattatagaaattcaaaCACTAGAATTGTGTACAATGAAAACATATACCATCCATTATTCAAACACGACTAAATCTTAAATCTTCACATATTAAACTTTGatcaggaaaaaaagaaaaaggaaaatcaaaagcatttcaaaattagaaacagCCAAAACAACTTAAAGAGTAAACTAATAAAATCCATCAATACCAGCTGAgagatttaatttatccacATCATGCCGCTAGGTGAAAATGTTTATCAACAAATCAAGACTTACGAATGGGATCTTTGACGCCTTGTCATTCCAGACAGCCAAGAAGCCAAGCGACGCGAAAAAACCCAATCCTCCACACAGCCAAGCCAGTGCTTCATACTATTCgcagagaaagaaaattgacgttcactaacaaataaatcaaatcccAGAATCACTACGAACAGAAAATGACTCAAACTTTTGTCAATATCTGACCTTCCCAACAGTATCAGCGATACGATCGATACAAGGTTCTGGAAAGGCCGTCCCGTTGTCCCATACCAGCTCATCATTCACCGGAAGCTGTAATTTCACcattggaagaaaaattaactAGGGCCCTGCTTTCTAGTAGGATTATTTCAATATGTAAGTGTAGAAAATCCCTTACTGGTTTATCGGGGACGATGTGTTTTCCGACCGGGAGTCCCATGCCGGAACGCTGGCGCAGAGAGGCAGCGGCAGAGCGGCTGACGATGCCGTTTCCGCCCATAATCCGGGACGCTACGTGGCTCAATCTTCCTGCCATttgtaaaaattctctctcttttggGTGGGTTTTACAGTGGTCTACCGATGAAGAAATGAAACTATTGAATCAGAGAAACGCTGATGCTTGCGGGCTGCGGCGTTGTTTTGATATTAGAAAACAGTTTATACGACGCCGTATGCTTTTGGATGGTGAATTTATTGCAACACGCACCcctttagttttttatttattacactCTGACCCCTACAATGTATCGAAATGCTCCGAAACTCCTCCTTCATTTGAAATACACAAATGATGAgtgaaatttgagaaaatttataaaataatatatattggaaATAACCCCTAAACAAACACATTTTcttctagaaaaaaataatattttttggacaaataCACTAATATAAAACATGAGTCAAAATGCAAGTACAATAAAAATTCAGCAATTcgaaaaaattttcatttattttgtatcaTTTAGGCGGCATGGCTGAGTGGTAAGGCGGGGGACTGcaaattctttttctctaGTTCAAATTCGGGTATCGCCTGATCAATAGAAATTTAGAaatctcttcttctcttctgttATGCTGATATAACTCGCAGAGTTCTCCCCCTAGAAGCAGAGTACTTGAATTGACAAATTGCTTAGAAACgaaaatgcaaataaatattaagtttctACAATTAAAAGCTTGTTTGATTCCGACCATCCAATGAATTTAGTATACAAGAAAATtagaagtaaaataaataaatttaaagagttTCGTATTTATAGACGGAGGAAAGTAGAATAAGATACGGAAAACATACCTTTAggattcaattttattttcgtttaaaattgagcaaaaaaataaagtattatgtttttatttattatattatatctaaaaaaacatggttctccttttttttcctcctgttaaatattttgttgcttGACTCTTATCTTAtttattgatcaatttttagattcaatttttaaaatttttaataaatttaaaactatttctatgtttgcattttctttttctagaaTAAATTTAGAGGAATGattcattataaaattacgAACATACAAaacggaaaaaaaataaattagtcgATAATACCTAATTCAATAGGCACCGTGGTGACTGCATAGGATGAGTCCTAACATTGTTTTGTATGATCGAAACCTACtatatatgttgaatattGTACTATTGCATAGTAAATATTATCTACTGTAATAATAATcgataatatttaaatttaattcatcTGATTTTGTTGTCATAGTATgattgtcataatttttttattaaatataaatattcgacacaaataattataattaatttatttaaattaataataattcattacttttaattaaaagaaaagactggaaaaaaaaattactttcttttttatcgTACAAAAACAACTTACAAGCCATATAATGTAAATTTCACTCACCATCTTGGTAAGTAGAGAGTCAATAGCACAGCCGAGCACAAGATGATGGTGTTATTGAATTCATAGCAGGAAATGTTGAAATCTTGTGTGCCTTTGAGATTCAGAAactatatacaaatatacgCTATACAGAATATGAACCAGGAACGTCGTTTTTATTAGATAACTGCGCACAGACAACCGAGGGATTGCCGGGCGCAGTCTAATGCCGGCAACTGTTAAAAGAAATGGAAGCCTAGAATTTACGGCAGAATTTCGTGCCCAAATGTGTTCTCTCCGCTGTAGGTTACGTAAAGGAAACCATCTTCGTCCTTCTTTTCCTCGTATATGGCAGACATTATAGCACCTACATGAGGAAAAACGACAGGCCCGCTAATACTGGATAAAGATGCTCGAGTCACAGCTTATTTGTCACGAAAGCGTATTACATAAAGGATTACCTGTTGGCGGCAGGACGTTGTCGACAAATATGAAAATGGCCTTTTCTGCACTCAGTTTGATCCTTTTGCGAATGACGTAGACAAACTGCCCAACAGTTAAGTCAGCCGGGACGAGGTACCTGTAATTATCTCAATAAGATTACTTGAAACAATCTCGATGTTCAGTCATAAATGCTTTATGGAGTTGGCTTGACGGCCCAGCAACATCTGAGGGTATGCTTTGGGAAAGAGAAGCTACCCCCGGTTGGCGGATTAtatgaaggaaaagaaagacgCAACAGAAAACAAGAAACGACAAGCAGAAGTTGAAATATAAAACACTGCCAATGATAAAAGTAACGAGGAGGTTGTTCTATTAGTACTTTCAGAGTTTGAGTTCATCCAGACACCTTTCAAACTGTAGAAGATAGAACATCATTAATTTAGTCCAAGTCAATACTGCATAATTAATGCTTACTTTTTCTTGTCAATATTGGGGATGTCGCTCCTTTCCGCTTTCTCTACAATCACCTAGAATACAAAAACACAACTAATATCATTGaagttcaaaaaatgaaaaatcgtAAAATTAACTTCAAGGTGTTGTATGCAGAATACATAAGTTAcaatttggacaaaattacCAGATAAAAGGTATCAGTCAAGCGATATGCTAATTGTTGGCACAACATACAGCACTGTAAGAAATGAAATTGTCGTCTATATACTCCTTTCAACTAAAACTACACTCCATCTCTTGTTTCCAATATTCTTGCTTTCAAAAtgaccataaaaaaatatactactACTcagaacaaaacaaacaacaaTTTAGATCTTTGTCTGGAAAAGTTTAGATAGAGCAGAATGGAAATTCACTAATTCGGgcatattttgatttttccgACAATGCTGCAATACCTTATGTAAACCATGTGATAATAAATACACATCAGCTTGAACTCTAGATTTTTAATCCAAGCGCTCAACCACGCAAATCCAAATAAGAAACTGGCttcaagaaattatttgaatgaTCGTACCATGTTCTACAAAAACATGACTCTACCAGcagtaataatataatgagCAGGGACCGTACTGAAAGTCAATAACCTAACTGAAACATTAATTTCACATACTTAACACATATAGCTTTTGAGCATTGTGCAGATTTTACTTTTGAACCTTTTTACAACGACATTGGATgtattatatgataaaaataatttaattcaccagaaaacaaagaaatatagTCTgagaatacatatatttaaaaaaaaatcagaacttaaaatagataaataatacttatattttttttccttgcaaAAACTAGAGAagcaatttcagaaattaaaatttaaagaatatgtagtattagtaattatatatattgtatttatactaAACTAGGTGTCTAATGCTCGGCCATAAGAAAGGAAATGCAACACCACATGAATATAGATGGAAACATCATGTTGGAAGCCTCGGTAAGCAAATTCAAACTGCTCATACAACTTAAAGCAACAAACTTGGTCAGTGGTGGATATGCCCCCTTAATTGTTGCATTAATGAGTCATAACTCTaactttttcaagtaaaatGCTTAACCTCAAGAAATCACGCTGAACGTATCATTCATTCAGGACACCACGCACACATAAAACAAAGAAGCAGCGCAAGCTGTTTGGAATAGAGTATCTCAAGCCAATACTACCCACCGACCCTTTTGGACCAAAGAAGCACGAAAATTGTAACATGCATTTACAACATCAATAGACAGGGAACAGGAGGAAAGATGACAGTAGGTGCTTCATCGCTTTATGGTAGATAACAATGTGATTAGAACGTCACATAATTGCATTCTACATTTCTTAGTTTAGATCATCTAGAACTATCTACATAAACCTGCAATGCATTAGAAACATCTTCAAAGAGATATCCCATTCACATACTAACATAAGAATCACCCGCGCCCAATATCTCGAGCATCAATAACAAACACAAAGTTCAAACAGGTAAAACAACAGGTTTCATGATTTCGTTAACTAGTCTCTGTCCGATGCAGAGAGAGCTATGCATTAAACAAATGGTTGAAAGAATATGACTTTCCAACAAACAACATTATATACGAAATCTATCTTCTTTATACTAATTATGCTCAGAAAACTCCTGGTGGGAGAGCTCTCTAACAGCTTAGAACTCTATATTAACAGTTTACAATAGCCAAAACTTTAGCCAAACAAGTAAAAACCTTAATAGATAAAATGTCGTAAAACAGATActacaaaaattagatgatcaatcaaacaaataatccacactACTATCTGGAACTACAAACAGCCCAATTCAGAAGGTTGACTGAACTCTCACCGGAATTCTATCTTGGTATTTCTCTCTAATTCTAGCAGCTTCAGCACGCCTTTTCtctaaaaacaatatatcaacatatcaGAAATTTGACGAGAAAAACATTTCCACAAGATTCAAaggaggataaattaataaacaaaatcaagtCAACAAACAGCAGCACAAACCAAGATCATGCTCTTGCTTGAATGAACTCTTTGCCATTCCACCTGAATATCACtgctcaaattttaaaaagtcaaattcttgaaaaccactgatagaagaaaaacaatatgAATTCAGACCCTCAACGAAATgaaaaaactcaaattcaatCCATCGACATAACCGATGACCTCTTTGCTAAAACACCACTACGGTAAGAAGACGAGGCgaacaaaaacaacaaagaaaccAAATTTACATCAAAATGAAATCAGGTCTATAATCAATAAATCCAATAACagaaaacttatatatatcttcaaccCAGTAAAGTATATTCATTCcccttttcaaaaaaaaaacccaccaagaaaaattcagcaaaaaacccaaaaactGAAAGGTAAAACAACGACAAAGTCGGAATCTTGAAATAGCTTTAAGACTGAAGCAATACTTGGTGCCAAGAAAAGAATTAGAGTGACAACATCaacaatttttatccaaaagaGGACGAACCTTCTGCAAGAAAAAGATGATGGAGAAGAAAGGAG
The window above is part of the Sesamum indicum cultivar Zhongzhi No. 13 linkage group LG2, S_indicum_v1.0, whole genome shotgun sequence genome. Proteins encoded here:
- the LOC105155835 gene encoding NADH dehydrogenase [ubiquinone] 1 beta subcomplex subunit 8, mitochondrial, whose product is MAGRLSHVASRIMGGNGIVSRSAAASLRQRSGMGLPVGKHIVPDKPLPVNDELVWDNGTAFPEPCIDRIADTVGKYEALAWLCGGLGFFASLGFLAVWNDKASKIPFTPKVYPYDNLRVELGGEP
- the LOC105155836 gene encoding autophagy-related protein 8f gives rise to the protein MAKSSFKQEHDLEKRRAEAARIREKYQDRIPVIVEKAERSDIPNIDKKKYLVPADLTVGQFVYVIRKRIKLSAEKAIFIFVDNVLPPTGAIMSAIYEEKKDEDGFLYVTYSGENTFGHEILP